Proteins encoded within one genomic window of Pseudomonas cannabina:
- the lolA gene encoding outer membrane lipoprotein chaperone LolA, whose amino-acid sequence MRLIRMLLATALTFSVISAHADSKDVARLTQLLEKSQTLTARFSQLTLDGGGTQLQETAGEMALQRPGLFNWHTDAPQEQLMVSDGKKVSLWDPDLEQVTIKKLDQRLTQTPALLLSGDVSKISESFDITAKEAGGVIDFVLKPKTKDTLFDSLRLSFRNGVINDMQLIDSVGQRTNILFTGVKANEPIPASKFRFDVPKGADVIQE is encoded by the coding sequence ATGCGCCTTATCCGCATGCTATTGGCCACTGCACTGACTTTTTCCGTGATCTCCGCCCACGCCGACAGCAAGGACGTGGCACGCCTGACTCAGTTGCTGGAAAAATCCCAGACACTGACTGCACGTTTCTCGCAGCTGACCCTTGATGGCGGCGGCACGCAATTACAGGAAACAGCGGGCGAGATGGCCTTGCAGCGCCCGGGTCTGTTCAACTGGCACACCGACGCCCCGCAGGAACAGTTGATGGTGTCCGACGGCAAGAAGGTCTCTTTGTGGGACCCGGACCTGGAGCAGGTCACCATCAAGAAGCTCGATCAGCGCCTGACCCAGACACCGGCGCTGCTGCTGTCCGGTGATGTTTCGAAAATCAGCGAAAGCTTCGACATCACGGCGAAAGAAGCCGGCGGCGTGATCGATTTCGTACTCAAGCCCAAGACCAAGGACACGCTGTTCGACAGCTTGCGCCTGTCGTTTCGTAACGGTGTTATCAACGATATGCAGTTGATCGACAGCGTAGGCCAGCGCACCAACATCCTGTTCACCGGGGTCAAGGCCAACGAGCCGATTCCTGCGAGCAAGTTCAGGTTCGACGTGCCCAAGGGCGCCGATGTCATTCAAGAGTAA
- a CDS encoding replication-associated recombination protein A: MDLFSREPIAQPLAARLRATNLDEYVGQEHVLAHGKPLREALEQGALHSMIFWGPPGVGKTTLARLLAKVSDAHFETVSAVLAGVKEIRQAVEVAKQQAGQYGKRTILFVDEVHRFNKSQQDAFLPYVEDGTLIFIGATTENPSFELNNALLSRARVYVLKSLDEAALRKLVNRALTEDKGLGQHKLRLSEEGFAMLMAAADGDGRRMLNLLENASDLAEDGSEIDIELLQSLLGDSRRRFDKGGEAFYDQISALHKSIRGSNPDASLYWFARMIDGGCDPLYLARRVVRMASEDIGNADPRALPLCMSAWDVQERLGSPEGELAVAQAIVYLACAPKSNAVYMAFKAAMREAGEHGSLEVPLHLRNAPTKLMKQLGYGEEYRYAHDEPEAYAAGEDYFPDELEPRQYYQPVPRGLELKIGEKLKHLTALDHASPRKRRK; this comes from the coding sequence ATGGACCTGTTTAGCCGCGAACCGATTGCTCAGCCGCTGGCTGCACGCTTGCGTGCCACCAATCTGGATGAGTATGTCGGGCAGGAGCATGTGCTCGCGCATGGCAAGCCGTTGCGCGAGGCGCTGGAACAGGGCGCGTTGCACTCGATGATTTTCTGGGGCCCGCCGGGTGTAGGCAAGACCACCCTGGCGAGGTTGCTGGCCAAGGTTTCGGACGCGCATTTCGAAACCGTTTCTGCGGTGCTGGCCGGGGTCAAGGAGATTCGCCAGGCGGTGGAGGTTGCCAAGCAACAGGCCGGGCAATACGGCAAACGCACGATCCTGTTCGTCGATGAGGTGCACCGTTTCAACAAGTCGCAGCAGGATGCGTTCCTGCCATACGTTGAAGACGGCACACTGATCTTCATCGGCGCAACCACCGAGAACCCTTCGTTCGAACTCAACAACGCCTTGCTGTCGCGTGCCCGCGTCTATGTGCTCAAGAGTCTGGATGAAGCAGCCCTGCGCAAGCTGGTCAATCGCGCCCTGACGGAAGACAAGGGCCTCGGTCAGCACAAGCTGAGACTGAGTGAAGAAGGCTTCGCGATGCTCATGGCTGCTGCCGATGGTGACGGTCGCCGCATGCTGAACCTGCTGGAGAACGCCTCCGATCTGGCTGAAGACGGTAGCGAGATTGATATCGAATTGTTGCAGAGCCTGCTCGGTGACAGTCGGCGTCGCTTCGACAAAGGCGGCGAGGCGTTCTACGACCAGATATCGGCCCTGCACAAGTCCATCCGTGGCTCGAACCCTGATGCATCCCTTTACTGGTTCGCCAGAATGATCGACGGCGGCTGTGACCCGCTGTATCTCGCCCGCCGCGTGGTGCGCATGGCCAGCGAGGACATCGGCAACGCCGACCCGCGTGCCTTGCCGTTGTGCATGTCTGCCTGGGATGTGCAGGAGCGACTGGGCAGCCCCGAAGGCGAGCTGGCGGTGGCGCAGGCGATTGTCTATCTGGCCTGTGCGCCTAAAAGCAACGCGGTCTATATGGCGTTCAAGGCGGCGATGCGCGAAGCGGGTGAGCACGGCTCGCTCGAAGTACCGCTGCACCTGCGCAATGCGCCGACCAAGCTGATGAAGCAGCTAGGTTATGGCGAGGAATACCGTTACGCCCACGACGAGCCGGAAGCCTACGCCGCAGGCGAGGACTATTTTCCGGACGAACTGGAGCCGCGTCAGTATTACCAGCCCGTGCCGCGAGGTCTGGAATTGAAAATCGGTGAAAAACTCAAGCATTTGACTGCACTGGACCATGCCAGCCCACGCAAACGGAGAAAGTGA
- the crcB gene encoding fluoride efflux transporter CrcB, translating into MFQTILAVSIAGIAGTLLRFAAGTWVTANWPRYFYAATLAVNLVGCLIIGVLYGLFLLRPEVPVEIRAGLIVGFVGGLTTFSSFSLDTLRLLESGQLPLALGYAGISVFGGLLATWVGLSLTRL; encoded by the coding sequence ATGTTTCAAACTATTCTTGCGGTGTCGATTGCCGGGATCGCTGGTACATTATTGCGCTTTGCTGCGGGTACATGGGTCACGGCCAACTGGCCTCGCTATTTCTATGCGGCGACGCTGGCCGTCAACCTGGTTGGCTGCCTGATCATCGGGGTGCTGTACGGCCTGTTTCTGCTGCGCCCGGAAGTGCCCGTCGAAATTCGTGCCGGACTGATCGTCGGCTTTGTAGGGGGTCTCACGACCTTTTCATCTTTTTCACTGGACACGCTGCGCCTGCTGGAAAGCGGGCAACTACCGCTGGCGCTGGGCTATGCAGGTATCAGCGTATTCGGCGGGCTGCTCGCAACCTGGGTTGGCCTGTCCCTGACCAGACTTTGA
- the serS gene encoding serine--tRNA ligase yields MLDSKLLRTQLQDVADRLASRGFTLDVARIEALEAQRKVVQTRTEQLQAERNARSKSIGQAKQRGEDIAPLMADVERMGNELSEGKVELDAIQAELDALVLSIPNLPHESVPVGADEEGNVEVRRWGTPTVFDFEVKDHVALGEKFGWLDFETAAKLSGARFALLRGPIARLHRALAQFMINLHINEHGYEETYTPYLVQAPALQGTGQLPKFEEDLFKISREGEADLYLIPTAEVSLTNIVSGEILDAKQLPLKFVAHTPCFRSEAGASGRDTRGMIRQHQFDKVEMVQIVAPDESMAALESLTGNAERVLQLLELPYRTLALCTGDMGFSAVKTYDLEVWIPSQDKYREISSCSNCGDFQARRMQARWRNPETGKPELVHTLNGSGLAVGRTLVAVLENYQQADGSIRVPDVLKPYMGGLEVIG; encoded by the coding sequence ATGCTCGATTCCAAACTGTTACGTACTCAACTTCAGGACGTAGCGGATCGCCTGGCTTCCCGTGGCTTTACGCTGGATGTGGCCCGTATTGAAGCGCTGGAAGCTCAGCGTAAAGTGGTGCAGACCCGCACCGAGCAGTTGCAGGCCGAGCGTAATGCCCGATCCAAATCCATCGGCCAGGCCAAACAGCGCGGCGAAGACATTGCACCGTTGATGGCCGACGTCGAGCGCATGGGTAACGAACTGAGCGAAGGCAAGGTCGAGCTGGACGCGATCCAGGCCGAACTGGACGCACTGGTGCTGAGCATCCCGAACCTGCCGCACGAGTCCGTCCCGGTGGGTGCCGACGAAGAAGGCAACGTCGAAGTCCGTCGCTGGGGCACGCCGACTGTGTTCGATTTTGAAGTCAAGGATCACGTCGCGCTGGGCGAAAAATTCGGCTGGCTGGATTTCGAGACCGCCGCCAAGCTGTCCGGCGCACGTTTCGCGCTGCTGCGTGGTCCGATTGCGCGTCTGCATCGCGCGCTGGCGCAGTTCATGATCAACCTGCACATCAACGAGCATGGCTACGAAGAGACCTACACGCCTTATCTGGTGCAGGCACCTGCGCTGCAAGGCACGGGTCAGTTGCCGAAGTTCGAGGAAGACCTGTTCAAGATATCGCGTGAAGGCGAAGCCGATCTGTACCTGATCCCGACGGCTGAAGTGTCGCTGACCAACATTGTGTCGGGCGAAATTCTCGATGCCAAACAACTGCCGCTCAAATTCGTGGCACACACACCGTGCTTCCGCAGCGAAGCCGGTGCGTCGGGTCGCGACACGCGCGGGATGATTCGCCAGCACCAGTTCGACAAGGTCGAGATGGTCCAGATCGTTGCGCCTGACGAGTCCATGGCCGCTCTCGAATCGCTGACCGGCAACGCCGAGCGTGTTCTGCAATTGCTGGAGCTGCCGTATCGCACGCTGGCGCTGTGCACTGGCGACATGGGTTTCAGTGCCGTGAAAACCTACGACCTGGAAGTGTGGATTCCGAGCCAGGACAAGTACCGGGAAATTTCGTCGTGCTCCAACTGCGGCGATTTCCAGGCGCGTCGTATGCAGGCGCGCTGGCGCAACCCGGAAACCGGCAAGCCGGAGCTGGTCCACACCCTCAACGGCTCTGGGCTGGCAGTCGGCCGTACCCTGGTTGCCGTGCTGGAAAACTATCAGCAGGCGGATGGTTCGATTCGCGTGCCGGACGTGCTCAAGCCGTACATGGGCGGCCTTGAGGTCATTGGTTAA
- the cysG gene encoding siroheme synthase CysG has translation MEFLPLFHNLRGSRVLVVGGGEIALRKSRLIAEAGAVLRVVAPEIETQLRELVAQSGGEMILRGYSESDLDGCVLIIAATDDEPLNAQVSHDARLRCVPVNVVDAPALCTVIFPAIVDRSPLVIAVSSGGDAPVLARLIRAKLETWIPSTYGQLAGLAARFRNQVKGLFPNVQQRRAFWEEVFQGPIADRQLAGQGAEAERLLIAKIAGEPPSETGEVYLVGAGPGDPDLLTFRALRLMQQADVVLYDRLVAPTILDLCRRDAERVYVGKRRAEHAVPQEQINQQLVALAKQGKRVVRLKGGDPFIFGRGGEEIEELAAHGIPFQVVPGITAASGCAAYAGIPLTHRDHAQSVRFITGHLKNGTTDLPWSDLVAPAQTLVFYMGLIGLPVICEQLIKHGRSADTPAALVQQGTTVNQRVFTGTLANLAQLVAEHEVHAPTLVIIGEVVQLREKLAWFEGAQATL, from the coding sequence ATGGAATTCCTGCCGCTGTTCCATAACCTGCGTGGCAGCCGCGTGCTGGTGGTCGGCGGCGGCGAGATCGCCCTGCGCAAATCGCGTCTGATCGCTGAAGCGGGCGCTGTGCTGCGCGTCGTCGCGCCGGAAATCGAAACCCAGCTACGCGAGCTGGTCGCTCAAAGCGGCGGAGAGATGATTCTGCGCGGTTACAGCGAAAGCGATCTGGACGGCTGCGTGCTGATCATCGCGGCAACGGATGACGAGCCACTCAACGCGCAGGTGTCTCATGATGCCCGGCTGCGCTGCGTGCCGGTCAACGTGGTGGATGCGCCAGCGCTGTGTACGGTGATCTTTCCGGCAATCGTCGACCGCTCGCCGCTGGTCATTGCGGTCTCCAGTGGGGGCGATGCGCCGGTGCTGGCGCGCTTGATCCGCGCCAAGCTGGAAACCTGGATTCCGTCCACTTATGGTCAGCTTGCCGGGCTGGCGGCTCGTTTTCGCAACCAGGTCAAAGGTCTGTTTCCGAACGTACAGCAGCGCAGGGCGTTCTGGGAGGAAGTTTTCCAGGGGCCGATCGCAGATCGCCAGCTGGCCGGGCAGGGCGCCGAGGCCGAGCGTCTGCTGATCGCTAAGATCGCAGGCGAGCCGCCTTCGGAAACCGGAGAGGTCTATCTGGTAGGAGCGGGTCCTGGTGATCCGGACCTTTTGACCTTCCGTGCCTTGCGCCTGATGCAGCAAGCGGACGTGGTGCTGTACGACCGTCTGGTTGCGCCGACGATTCTTGACCTGTGCCGACGCGATGCCGAGCGTGTCTACGTCGGCAAACGGCGTGCGGAACATGCCGTTCCTCAGGAGCAGATCAACCAGCAACTGGTCGCGCTGGCCAAACAGGGCAAGCGAGTGGTGCGCCTCAAAGGCGGCGATCCGTTTATCTTCGGCCGTGGTGGCGAGGAAATCGAAGAGCTTGCAGCCCACGGCATTCCGTTTCAGGTCGTTCCGGGCATTACCGCGGCCAGCGGTTGTGCAGCGTACGCGGGCATCCCGCTGACGCACCGTGATCACGCGCAGTCAGTGCGCTTTATCACGGGGCACCTGAAAAACGGTACGACTGACCTGCCGTGGTCCGACCTGGTGGCGCCGGCCCAGACGCTGGTGTTTTACATGGGGCTGATCGGTTTGCCGGTCATCTGCGAACAGTTGATCAAGCACGGCCGCTCTGCCGATACGCCTGCGGCACTGGTCCAGCAGGGCACGACGGTAAATCAGAGGGTGTTTACCGGCACTCTGGCCAATCTTGCCCAACTGGTTGCCGAGCACGAGGTGCATGCACCGACGCTGGTAATCATTGGTGAAGTGGTTCAGTTGCGTGAAAAGCTGGCGTGGTTCGAAGGCGCACAGGCAACGCTCTGA
- a CDS encoding glutathione S-transferase family protein: MGLLVEGRWQDQWYESSKDGAFQRENAQRRNWVTRDGQAGPSGEGGFAAEAGRYHLYVSLACPWAHRTLILRTLKGLNSLIDVSVVSWLMLENGWTFDEHKGSSGDALDGVQFLHQRYTADDPEYTGRVTVPVLWDKQQQRIVSNESAEIIRMFNTAFDGLTGNTLDFYPQALRPTIDELNEQIYPNVNNGVYRAGFATSQGAYEEAFDDVFTELDALETLLGEKRYLTGEHLTEADVRLFTSIVRFDAVYYSHFKCNLRRIADYPNLSNWLRELYQWPGIAETVDFEHIKGHYYGSHRTINPTGIIPKGPALNLQATHDRERLSGKGIWQQ, encoded by the coding sequence ATGGGCCTTCTGGTCGAAGGACGCTGGCAAGACCAGTGGTACGAAAGCAGCAAAGACGGCGCGTTTCAGCGCGAAAATGCTCAGCGACGTAACTGGGTCACGCGCGACGGGCAAGCAGGGCCGTCCGGTGAAGGCGGCTTTGCGGCTGAAGCCGGTCGCTACCACCTTTACGTGTCACTGGCATGCCCTTGGGCGCATCGCACGCTGATCCTGCGCACACTCAAGGGCCTGAACAGCCTGATCGATGTTTCAGTGGTCAGTTGGCTGATGCTGGAAAACGGCTGGACCTTCGATGAGCATAAAGGCTCCAGCGGCGACGCTCTGGATGGAGTGCAGTTCCTTCACCAGCGCTATACCGCAGATGACCCTGAATACACCGGGCGCGTGACCGTGCCGGTGTTATGGGACAAGCAGCAGCAACGCATTGTCAGCAACGAGTCGGCGGAAATCATCCGCATGTTCAACACTGCATTCGACGGGCTGACCGGCAACACGCTGGATTTCTACCCCCAAGCGTTAAGGCCTACGATTGACGAACTCAATGAGCAGATCTACCCGAACGTCAACAATGGCGTCTACCGGGCAGGTTTCGCGACGTCGCAAGGTGCTTATGAAGAGGCCTTCGACGATGTATTTACCGAGCTGGATGCACTGGAAACGCTGTTAGGCGAGAAGCGCTATCTGACGGGTGAGCACCTGACTGAGGCCGATGTGCGCCTGTTCACCAGCATCGTGCGTTTCGATGCAGTGTATTACAGCCATTTCAAATGCAACCTGCGGCGTATCGCCGACTATCCGAACCTGAGCAACTGGCTGCGCGAACTGTATCAATGGCCGGGCATTGCCGAGACCGTGGACTTCGAGCACATCAAAGGCCACTACTACGGAAGTCACCGCACCATCAACCCGACCGGGATCATTCCCAAGGGGCCTGCGCTGAATCTGCAGGCCACTCACGACCGGGAGCGCCTGTCAGGGAAAGGCATCTGGCAACAGTAA
- a CDS encoding glycosyl transferase family protein: MNDYAPLVTETPEEHPFAPFVRILGKGKRGARNLTREEAREAMGMLLDEKVEDTQLGAFLMLLRHKEESPEELAGFTEALRQRLNAPPIAVDIDWPTYAGKKRHLPWYLLAAKCLAQNGVKILLHGGGAHTAGRLYTEQLLGLLNIPLCRNWAAVESALDQGNLAFIPLADWAPQLQRMIDLRNTLGLRSPIHSLARILNPLQARCGLQSIFHPGYQSVHRDASSLLGDNAIVVKGDGGEIEINPDTISHLYGTTGGQPWDEEWPALSPRRHVKPATLEPQQLLALWRGEIEDSYPQLALISTVALALRGLGVARDEAFEQAQTFWDRRDKTL; the protein is encoded by the coding sequence ATGAACGACTACGCCCCACTGGTGACCGAAACGCCAGAAGAACATCCTTTTGCCCCCTTCGTGCGCATCCTCGGCAAAGGCAAACGCGGTGCACGTAACCTGACCCGCGAAGAAGCGCGGGAGGCCATGGGCATGCTGCTCGACGAAAAGGTCGAAGACACCCAGCTTGGTGCATTCCTGATGTTGCTGCGCCACAAAGAAGAAAGCCCCGAGGAACTGGCCGGCTTCACTGAAGCACTGCGCCAACGCCTGAACGCCCCGCCAATAGCGGTCGATATCGACTGGCCGACCTACGCAGGCAAGAAGCGCCATCTGCCGTGGTACTTGCTGGCGGCCAAGTGCCTAGCGCAGAACGGCGTGAAAATCCTTCTTCACGGCGGCGGCGCGCACACCGCAGGGCGCCTGTACACCGAGCAACTGCTGGGCTTGCTGAATATTCCACTGTGCCGTAACTGGGCAGCCGTCGAAAGCGCGCTCGATCAAGGAAACCTGGCGTTTATCCCGCTCGCCGACTGGGCACCGCAGTTGCAACGCATGATCGATTTACGTAACACATTGGGCCTGCGCTCTCCGATTCATTCGCTGGCGCGCATTCTCAACCCGTTACAGGCACGCTGTGGCCTGCAGAGCATCTTTCATCCGGGCTATCAGAGCGTGCATCGCGATGCCAGCAGTTTGCTGGGCGACAACGCCATCGTGGTCAAAGGTGACGGCGGCGAAATCGAGATCAACCCCGACACCATCAGCCATCTGTATGGCACCACCGGCGGACAGCCCTGGGACGAGGAATGGCCGGCGCTCTCGCCGCGTCGGCACGTCAAACCAGCAACCCTTGAACCGCAGCAACTGCTGGCCTTATGGCGTGGCGAGATCGAGGACAGTTATCCGCAACTGGCGTTGATTTCAACCGTGGCGCTTGCCCTGCGCGGCCTGGGTGTCGCTCGCGACGAGGCTTTCGAGCAAGCTCAAACATTCTGGGATCGTCGCGACAAGACCCTGTGA
- a CDS encoding TusE/DsrC/DsvC family sulfur relay protein: MKQLIIDGRSIDLDKDGCLQDLNDWSMDVAQALSAEEGIALSAEHIEILQLLRDFYAEFQLSPATRPLIKYTALKLGVEKGNSLHLNRLFNGTPAKLAAKLAGLPKPTNCI, from the coding sequence ATGAAACAGTTGATCATCGACGGCCGCAGCATCGATCTGGACAAGGACGGGTGTCTTCAGGACCTCAACGACTGGTCAATGGACGTTGCGCAGGCCTTGTCAGCCGAGGAAGGTATTGCCCTGAGCGCCGAACACATTGAAATCCTCCAGCTGTTGCGGGATTTCTACGCCGAGTTTCAGCTCTCGCCGGCCACTCGGCCATTGATCAAATACACTGCGCTGAAGCTGGGCGTGGAGAAAGGCAACAGCCTGCACCTCAACCGCCTGTTCAACGGCACCCCTGCCAAACTTGCCGCCAAGCTGGCGGGCCTGCCAAAGCCGACCAACTGCATATGA
- the tusB gene encoding sulfurtransferase complex subunit TusB: MATLHVVSHSPFADTRLDSCLRLLGGDDGVLLCGDATYALTSTSTQWQSLQALIGSSQLFALDEDVKARNLPLAAGINSIDYPAFVELSLRFDKVNTWL; the protein is encoded by the coding sequence ATGGCTACCTTGCACGTTGTTTCTCATTCACCCTTTGCCGACACCCGCCTGGACAGCTGCTTGCGTCTGCTTGGCGGCGATGACGGCGTTTTGCTGTGTGGCGACGCCACGTATGCACTGACATCGACCAGCACTCAGTGGCAGAGCCTGCAGGCCCTGATTGGCTCATCGCAGCTGTTTGCGCTCGATGAAGACGTCAAGGCGCGCAATCTGCCGCTTGCTGCGGGCATTAACAGCATCGACTACCCGGCCTTCGTGGAGCTGTCGTTGCGTTTCGACAAGGTCAATACCTGGCTATGA
- the tusC gene encoding sulfurtransferase complex subunit TusC, translated as MPRSLLIVSRQSPWSGPGAREALDIVLAGGAFDLPVGLLFMDDGVFQLAPQQAPRALQQKDLTANLKALSMFGVEDLYACGQSLAERGISASTLGDEINPLAARSELSALFDRYDEVITI; from the coding sequence ATGCCTCGATCATTATTGATTGTCAGCCGTCAGTCACCGTGGTCCGGTCCCGGTGCCCGGGAAGCGCTGGACATCGTACTGGCGGGCGGCGCGTTCGATCTGCCGGTCGGCCTGCTGTTTATGGATGACGGTGTTTTTCAGTTAGCGCCGCAGCAGGCTCCGAGGGCCTTGCAACAGAAGGACCTGACTGCAAACCTTAAAGCGTTATCGATGTTCGGCGTCGAAGATCTGTATGCCTGTGGGCAGAGCCTGGCTGAGCGCGGCATTTCAGCCAGCACGCTGGGTGACGAAATCAACCCGTTGGCCGCACGATCCGAGTTGTCGGCACTGTTTGACCGCTATGACGAGGTGATTACGATCTGA
- the tusD gene encoding sulfurtransferase complex subunit TusD, protein MKFAISLFSAAHAPSSRRALLFAKAVLAGGHEIVRLFFYQDGVHSASANVVTPQDEQDLALQWRDFIVEHNLDGVVCIAAALRRGVLNAQEAERYQRPAANLLEPWDLSGLGQLHDAVQSADRLICFGGP, encoded by the coding sequence ATGAAATTCGCCATCTCGCTTTTTTCCGCCGCGCATGCACCCTCCTCGCGGCGTGCGCTGCTGTTCGCCAAGGCGGTGCTTGCAGGCGGTCATGAAATCGTCCGGCTGTTCTTTTATCAGGACGGAGTACACAGCGCGTCGGCCAACGTCGTGACGCCTCAGGACGAGCAGGACCTGGCGCTGCAATGGCGCGACTTCATCGTCGAGCACAATCTGGACGGCGTGGTGTGCATTGCCGCTGCGTTGCGCCGTGGCGTACTGAATGCCCAGGAAGCCGAGCGCTATCAGCGGCCAGCTGCGAATCTGCTTGAGCCGTGGGATTTGTCCGGGCTGGGTCAGTTGCATGACGCCGTGCAATCCGCTGACCGCCTGATCTGCTTTGGAGGGCCGTGA
- a CDS encoding substrate-binding domain-containing protein, which yields MKSSRKHQLAVLFLGCVAVSAAAQAEQLKVMTSGGFTAAYKLLGPQYAASSGDSLDTILGPSMGQAPEAIPNRLARGEHADVVIMVGYALDELIKQGKVDPASRVELADSRIGMVVKQGAAKPAIATDSELKETLLNARSVAYSDSASGMYIEKELFKKLGIQQQLAPKSAMIERIPVASVVAKGDYELGFQQVAELLPIPGVTFVAKIPEDVQSVTRYAAGVPVNAEHPKQARALLDYLASPQAQATVQSTGLDSVPR from the coding sequence ATGAAATCATCGCGTAAACATCAACTGGCTGTGCTTTTTCTGGGCTGCGTCGCAGTGAGCGCTGCGGCTCAGGCCGAACAACTCAAGGTCATGACGTCAGGTGGGTTTACCGCAGCGTACAAGCTGCTTGGGCCGCAATATGCGGCGTCTTCCGGGGATTCTCTGGACACCATACTCGGCCCCTCGATGGGCCAGGCGCCGGAGGCGATCCCGAATCGTCTGGCCCGTGGCGAGCATGCCGACGTGGTGATCATGGTCGGCTATGCGCTGGATGAGCTGATCAAACAAGGCAAGGTCGACCCCGCGTCGCGTGTCGAACTGGCCGATTCACGGATCGGCATGGTCGTGAAGCAGGGCGCTGCCAAACCCGCCATCGCTACCGACAGCGAGTTGAAGGAGACACTGCTCAACGCCAGATCGGTCGCTTATTCCGACAGCGCCAGCGGCATGTACATCGAGAAAGAACTGTTCAAAAAGCTCGGCATTCAGCAGCAGCTGGCGCCCAAGAGCGCGATGATCGAACGCATTCCGGTCGCCTCGGTAGTCGCCAAGGGTGATTACGAACTGGGCTTCCAGCAGGTCGCCGAATTGCTGCCGATTCCCGGCGTAACCTTCGTGGCGAAGATTCCCGAGGACGTGCAGTCGGTCACTCGTTACGCCGCGGGTGTCCCGGTCAATGCCGAGCATCCGAAGCAGGCCAGGGCGTTGCTCGACTATCTGGCATCACCCCAGGCACAGGCGACCGTGCAGTCAACGGGGCTGGATTCAGTGCCCCGCTGA
- a CDS encoding LysR family transcriptional regulator: MPINFDLNDLQAFRAVVETGSFHKAADTVQITQPALSRRIEKLESALNVKLFERTTRKVSLTTIGRAFLPQVERILDDLDSALMTISAVGSTRMGNITIACVPSAAYYFMPQVISTFHQLFPKIRIKLLDASANEVNSAVALGEADFGVSFSGNLAPEVDFEELLQERYVMACRRDHPLALCDSVSWEEMYRHDYISLGITSGNRLVLDKALAPTRPLRDSICETRHVTTMIGLVEAGLGVAAVPSIAMPMTAHPFLVSVPLVAPEVIRNVGVIKRRGRTLTPAALELERLVRQMPSRSAGH, encoded by the coding sequence ATGCCCATCAACTTCGATCTCAACGACCTTCAGGCTTTTCGGGCCGTGGTCGAGACCGGCAGCTTTCACAAGGCCGCCGACACCGTGCAGATTACGCAGCCGGCGCTCAGTCGGCGGATAGAAAAGCTGGAGTCGGCGCTGAATGTGAAGCTGTTCGAGCGCACCACGCGCAAGGTCAGCCTAACCACCATCGGTCGCGCCTTTCTGCCACAGGTCGAGCGCATCCTCGACGATCTCGACAGCGCACTGATGACGATCAGTGCGGTCGGCTCCACCCGGATGGGCAATATCACCATCGCGTGCGTGCCCTCGGCGGCCTATTACTTCATGCCGCAGGTGATCAGCACGTTCCATCAGCTGTTTCCAAAAATCAGAATCAAGTTACTGGACGCGAGCGCCAATGAGGTCAATAGCGCCGTTGCACTGGGCGAAGCGGACTTCGGGGTGAGTTTCAGCGGCAATCTGGCGCCGGAAGTGGACTTTGAAGAGCTTCTGCAGGAACGCTACGTGATGGCCTGTCGCCGCGATCATCCGCTGGCGTTGTGTGACAGCGTCAGTTGGGAGGAGATGTACCGCCACGACTACATCTCCCTGGGTATTACCTCTGGCAACAGACTGGTGCTGGACAAGGCGCTGGCGCCCACGCGCCCGCTCAGGGACAGCATCTGCGAAACGCGGCATGTCACGACCATGATCGGCCTTGTAGAAGCCGGGCTTGGGGTGGCAGCGGTGCCCTCGATTGCCATGCCGATGACCGCCCACCCGTTTCTGGTGAGCGTGCCATTGGTTGCGCCTGAGGTGATCCGCAACGTCGGGGTGATCAAGCGCCGCGGGCGAACGCTGACACCCGCTGCGCTGGAGCTGGAACGGTTGGTCAGGCAGATGCCGTCCCGATCAGCGGGGCACTGA